A window of Chryseobacterium sp. IHB B 17019 genomic DNA:
CAACATCTTACCTGAAAAATGGTATTATAAATTTTTGTATATTTGCACCCTCCAAATCGCACCACTATTGTTGCTTTGGAAAGTATTATTTTTTTAATAAAGTCAATGATGAGAATAAAGTCTATATTGGTATCACAACCAGCGCCTAGTGAGTCGTCTCCATATTTGGATATTGCGAAGAAGGAAAAGATAAAGATTGATTTCCGTCCCTTTATCCACGTCGAAGGAGTTGACAACAAAGAACTTAGAACACAGAAGATTGATCTTACGCAATATACGGGAATTATTTTCACAAGTAAAAATGCGATTGATCACTACTTCAGATTAGCCGAAGAACTACGTTTTACGGTTCCTGATACGATGAGATATATCTGTCAGTCTGAAGCTATTGCTAATTATCTTCAAAAACATATTGTTTACAGAAAAAGAAAAATCAGTTTTGGGGAGAAAAACTTCTCAGATCTTCTGCCTCTTTTCAAAAAGTTTCCGACAGAAAAATACCTGTTGCCATCTTCAGATGTTTTGAGCCCGGAGACCGTGAAAACAATGGAAGCATCTAATGTAGACTGGACAAGGGCAATCATGTACAGAACGGTTTGCAGTGACCTTACAGATATTAACGTTAAGGACTACGACATGTTGATCTTTTTCAGCCCACAGGGAATCAAATCATTACAACAAAACTTCCCTGACTTTAAGCAGGATGAAACAAAGATCGGGGTTTTCGGGACAACGACTTTGGCGGCGGCGGAAGAATCAGGATTAAGAGTAGACTTAATGGCTCCTACAAAAGAAACTCCATCTATGACAATGGCATTGGAAAAATATATTAAAGCGTTTCACAAGTAGGTTTTAATGTAAAATATAAACTAACCGTCTTTTCAGTTTAAGGAAAGATGGTTTTTTTTTAATTAAATTTGAACAAGAATTAACATTGAATGGAAGCTCCACAGGCAAAAAAAATAGAGAAAATACTCGAAATACACGGTGATAAAAGAATAGACAATTATTTTTGGCTCAATGAAAGAGAAAATCCCGAGGTCATCAAATATCTGGAAGAAGAAAATGCCTATGCAGATTTCATCATGAAAGATACGGAACAGCTTCAGGAAAACCTTTTTGAAGAAATGAAGGCGCGATATAAAAAAGATGACGAGTCTTTGCCGTATTTCTTCAATGGATACTGGTATATCGTCCGCTATGAGGAGGCAAAAGAATATCCTATTTTTTGCAGAAGACACAACAGCTTAGACAACGAAGAAGAGATCATTCTTGATGTCAATATTCTGGCAGAAGGCGAAAATTATTTTGAAGTAGGAAGCGTTGCGGTTTCTCCAAACAATGAACTAGCCTCTTTTTCTTCAGATAATGTAAGCCGCAGGATTTATACCATTAATTTAAAAAACTTAAAAACAGGAGAAATCCTTCCCGATAAAATCCAGAATACTACCGGAAAAGCAGTTTGGGCAAACGACAATGAACACGTCTTTTATATTAGAAAAGATGAAAGCCTGCGTGCATTTCAGGTCTACAGACATAAACTGGGAACCGATACCGCAGAAGATGTTTTGATTTTCCATGAAAAAGATGAGACTTTTGATGTAAATGTATTCAAAACAAAATCTTTGGAATATATTTTCATTGCTAGCTCCAGCACAATTTCGGACGAACACAGATTCATCCCTGCAGATGACGTTTTTGCAGACTGGAAAATCATCCATCCAAGAATTGATGACCTTGAATATTCCGTTGAGCATTACAAAGATGAATTTTATATTATTACAAATGCCGACGATGCCATTAATTTCAAAATTGTAAAAACAAAAATCAACAATTGCGGAATGGAAAACTGGGTTGATGTCATTCCTCACCGCGAAAAAGTTTTATTGGAAGGTTTTGAGATCTTTAAAAATTACCTTGTTCTTGAAGAAAGAGAAGAAGGCCTTTTGCAGATAAAAATTATTGACGAAAAAACTCAGGAATCACATTATTTGCCTTTTTCAGACCCTACTTACACCGCTTATATTGGTGTTAATCTGGAATTTGACACAGAAGTTTTACGCTACGGCTACACTTCTCTGACACAGCCAAATTCCACCTACGAATATAATATGAAGGAAAAAACCACCCAGCTTTTGAAGCAACAGGAGGTTTTAGGCGGAAAATTTTTCTCCGAAAATTATATTTCCGAAAGGATCTGGGCAGACTCAAGAGACGGAGAAACAAAAATCCCTATTTCTTTAGTTTATCATAAAGACACGAAGAAATCCGCAGATACTCCCTTGCTTTTGTACGGCTATGGAAGCTACGGACACACCGTTGATGCCAGCTTTTCAAATGTAAGATTGTCAATTCTGGATAGAGGCTTTATCTATGCAATCGCCCATATCAGAGGTGGTGAATATCTGGGAAGAGAATGGTATGAAGACGGAAAAATGTTGTTTAAGAAAAATACATTCTTCGATTTTATTGATGCCGGGAAATATTTGATTAAAGAAAATTACACCTCATCAAAACGCCTTTACGCAATGGGAGGAAGTGCGGGAGGATTATTGGTAGGAGCTGTGATGAACTACGAACCCACTTTATTCAACGGGATCGTAGCGCAGGTTCCTTTCGTAGACGTGGTTACAACGATGCTGGATGAAACAATTCCTTTAACAACTGGAGAGTATGACGAGTGGGGAAACCCAAACGATGAGGAATATTATCATTATATGAAAGAATATTCTCCTTACGACAATGTAGAAGCCAAAGATTATCCACATATGCTGATCACAACCGGATTGCATGATTCTCAGGTTCAATATTGGGAGCCTGCAAAATGGACGGCAAAATTAAGAGAATTAAAAACCGACAATAATATTTTAATTTTCAAAACAGATATGAGCGCGGGCCACGGCGGGGCAAGCGGAAGATTTGAATCACTGAAAGAAGATGCATTGGAATATGCATTTTTATTTAAATTAGAAAACATAGAAGCATGATCAACGACGCAGAATATTGGCAAAAAATAGAGCAATTCTTTATTGAAAATTTTGATACTGAAAAAAATGCACCTATTGAAACCTATTTGTTTCTAATTGGCCTTCAGGAATTAGGAAGCGGCCAGCAGAAATATACGAAAGACGATAAGCTTAACCTGCTTCACATCGCGGTTTGTAGACTGTTAGAACCTTTTGGATACTATAAATTTTCACATTACGATGATGATGGATATCCTCATTTTGAAACGTTGGAAGAACTTCCGGAATTAAAGCCAAATGAACAACAAATTCTGATGAAAAAAGCAATCATTCAATATTTTCAGGATGAAGAATTGATATAAAAAAACGGAAAGTAATACTGCTTTCCGTTTTTATTTTTAAATTATTAAGGTCAGTTTAGGAGTTAAACTTAATATTTTTAACATCTAAACAAAATCTTAATGCTCAAATTATTTTTTCAGAATTTCCTCCAATTGATTCAATCCTGTTTTGAAACCTTCTTCAAAACCCATCTCAATTTGCTGTTTCATTCCTTCGGGATTTGGAAAATGAATATTAACCGTTATTTTCGTGCCCTCTTCTACGCCTGTAAAACCGATCAGCCATTTTGACTGCCCGAAATCTTCATTAATATTTCCATTTTCATCGCAGAAAGAATCCGTTCCGTCAAAGCTTCTATGCTCGATGATTTCACCATATTCCACTTTTGCATAATGTCTTTCCCCTTCAGGACCAACCATTGAGTACAGCCAGGTTCCACCTTCTTTGAAATCCTGCTGTTTGGTTTCGCATTTCCAGGGTTTTGGAGCCCACCATTGATCCAGTAATTCGGATTTGGTAAAATAATCCCATACTTTTGAAACATCAGCATCGTAAATTTTCATTACATAAACGCTGTTTGAATCAAAATCTTTGTTAAAAATGATATTAGATTCCATAATAATAATTTGTTTTAAACAAATCTAGTTTTTTATTCTCTGACGC
This region includes:
- a CDS encoding uroporphyrinogen-III synthase, whose protein sequence is MRIKSILVSQPAPSESSPYLDIAKKEKIKIDFRPFIHVEGVDNKELRTQKIDLTQYTGIIFTSKNAIDHYFRLAEELRFTVPDTMRYICQSEAIANYLQKHIVYRKRKISFGEKNFSDLLPLFKKFPTEKYLLPSSDVLSPETVKTMEASNVDWTRAIMYRTVCSDLTDINVKDYDMLIFFSPQGIKSLQQNFPDFKQDETKIGVFGTTTLAAAEESGLRVDLMAPTKETPSMTMALEKYIKAFHK
- a CDS encoding S9 family peptidase, which codes for MEAPQAKKIEKILEIHGDKRIDNYFWLNERENPEVIKYLEEENAYADFIMKDTEQLQENLFEEMKARYKKDDESLPYFFNGYWYIVRYEEAKEYPIFCRRHNSLDNEEEIILDVNILAEGENYFEVGSVAVSPNNELASFSSDNVSRRIYTINLKNLKTGEILPDKIQNTTGKAVWANDNEHVFYIRKDESLRAFQVYRHKLGTDTAEDVLIFHEKDETFDVNVFKTKSLEYIFIASSSTISDEHRFIPADDVFADWKIIHPRIDDLEYSVEHYKDEFYIITNADDAINFKIVKTKINNCGMENWVDVIPHREKVLLEGFEIFKNYLVLEEREEGLLQIKIIDEKTQESHYLPFSDPTYTAYIGVNLEFDTEVLRYGYTSLTQPNSTYEYNMKEKTTQLLKQQEVLGGKFFSENYISERIWADSRDGETKIPISLVYHKDTKKSADTPLLLYGYGSYGHTVDASFSNVRLSILDRGFIYAIAHIRGGEYLGREWYEDGKMLFKKNTFFDFIDAGKYLIKENYTSSKRLYAMGGSAGGLLVGAVMNYEPTLFNGIVAQVPFVDVVTTMLDETIPLTTGEYDEWGNPNDEEYYHYMKEYSPYDNVEAKDYPHMLITTGLHDSQVQYWEPAKWTAKLRELKTDNNILIFKTDMSAGHGGASGRFESLKEDALEYAFLFKLENIEA
- a CDS encoding SRPBCC family protein; this translates as MESNIIFNKDFDSNSVYVMKIYDADVSKVWDYFTKSELLDQWWAPKPWKCETKQQDFKEGGTWLYSMVGPEGERHYAKVEYGEIIEHRSFDGTDSFCDENGNINEDFGQSKWLIGFTGVEEGTKITVNIHFPNPEGMKQQIEMGFEEGFKTGLNQLEEILKK